The nucleotide sequence ATCCCCTAAGAATTGTGGCTTTAATGCATCTTGGGAAAGCAAGTGTTAgtgttaattattatttttcacatgGTGTTttgggcttgtttgtttaaccaATGACCAATTTGCCACCAGCCACCTCAGTGGTGGAAGTCTAGCTTTCTTCAGTgtggagtatatactactttatAGGGTTAACTCATAATTACTCTATTGACTTGTGGCTCTCCGATATACCAaataaaatggccaaaaatgtgttttatgacATGATAAATTACGTGTCATCACCATTGGTACTGCCTAGTTCTTGCTCTCCTACAAGCGAACTAGCTCTCAGCTGGAGGTGAGACACAgcactttgtaaaaaaaaatggtgaaagaTACTTAATATTTGGGTCTTTATCTGGTCTGAGTGACTATACAGGATCAGTATTACCCATACAGATTTGATTCAGAATAGGGATGGCCCTAATCAGATCATGACTGAGTTAGGATAAcaaggaaaaacatgttttttgttgctATGTTGAAATCCCTTATAAAAAATGTTGCAATATTGCtgttcaaattgaaaaaaagtacGTAGCTAGTATGGGGTGCATCACGCGGACTCAACCAGTGATATAGTGCAAATTGCTGACCTTTTCCAGTGGGTATATACCGTGTTTACTTGCATATCACGTAGATATTGATTCTCTGTACTCATTCAAGCGCTTACTTTTCTTCCTGACATGCATATTTGCCTTGCCTATTTGATCCATTTTTGCAATAAATCCTTTTCTAACATGGGATAGTGTGTAAGTTGACCTTCCTTAAATATTAAGACAGAATTGCATGAATTACTTTTATAATACTGGTTTATTGTGACATTTAATCAcaagaaaaatacagtacagtttcatgttaaattgaaaaaataatacaaaaaaaaaaagacgttcTTCAATTGGAAACACtttctggtcatttttttttttgcagcgtcACCTCAACTTCTCCCATCAGTAATGCACACTTATCAGTCAATAAGTTATGAATTATTCTCACTACACTGTatgtacaaaataaaatcaagccGACATCTACGGATGAATATAGTAGAAGACAAATGCAAACACTGCTATTTCTGGCCTTTCAAAACCTTCACTTGGTCTGAAATCAAAACACTTGGTTTCCTTTTAAAGAAGTGTGCCACACTCTATCCCTATCTGACATAAAGAAGCTGTGTCGGCCAGTTTTAATAAGTCTACTGCGCCTACAAAGTGAAATATCAGCATTTGTGTTAAGTACTCAAGACAAATAGGTCTTACTGTGTTCACACTGCAAGGTAAATATGATTGCTGTTTGGTTAACTAAAAGCATGAGTATGTCAAATAAGCTTCATCTCAGTCCTGAAGCCGCAAATTATACGTGAGTGGATTTTACATTCAAACGGATTAAATGAGGGCTCTTGACAACATTGTGTATTAATACTGTATAATCAAAAgagccattttaaatgaaattgttgTCTACAACAAACATGTCCCCCTATTAAGACACATTTAAAGAATTTGTGTGAATGCAATGTCAGAACAAGTGAAGAGAAACAGAATCAATTCTTAAGCACACTCAATATGCATTTAAGTTGATTCAGGCAAGCGGCAACTATTTCATGATCTTTCAAACTGTGCTGGTCCGTGTACTGCTAACCTAGGAACCGCTGCAGAGGAGGCTCCACTCAAACTTAGAGCAGAAGACATTTACGTCTTTTCTTAGGTTCGGGGGGCTCCAGGGCAGCCAGTATTGCCTCGTCAAACACATTCTTTAATCCTTTctgtggaaacaaaaaaaatcaggggtTCAAAACAAAGACGAGGCGACACCTGCCACGATGAAACGGCAGAAAAGGAAGCAGAGTAGAGATGTAGCGAGAAAATCcagatatttatttaattgaatGGAATGATACAAGACTCCCCATATTCAGAGAAAGCTAAGGGGGACCAgtagaaaaaagaaatgagattggaaacaaaacaatcacGCTCTGTGACAGAGACACACATGCAGGGAAGTAGAAATGAAGTTTGGCACTCTTGTCATAATCAGGCAGCCCGTGTAAGTGTGATTAAGTCGAGTTGAGCTTGAGGACAAAACGTTCCCCCTACAACATTTCGTCTTGTACCGTAGTTAGCTTGGCATTTTCTTTACAATCAGAAAGCAGCAGTCGATCAAGAGGCAAAGCAAGAGTCAGTCAGACATCAGAACAGACagcattttctctttctctgagTTTCAGGGGGCTCTAAAGCGGCTAGGATAGCCTCGTCAAATACGTTCTTCAGTCCCCGCTAAGGAAGGAGGGAAAACAAGAAGGAAAGACAGGCAACCACACGGTTAGACAGCGTTAGAAAGGCGATTGCTGTCGGGAGAAATGTCAGGCCGGACGCTGCGCCGCTAAACCGGGAACTCTTACCTGCGTGAGGGCCGAGCATTCCACGTACTTGACCGCCTTGAGGTCCCGAGCCAGCTTCTCGGCCGTCTCCGGGGCGATGGGCTTTTGCTTGTTCTTGGCCAACTTTTCCACGGTGGAGGGGTCATCGCGTAAATCGATTTGAGTGCCGACCAACAGGAAAGGGGTCTTGGGACAGTGGTGGGTGATTTCCGGAACCCACTAAAAACGAGAGGGAAAATTACATGGTATTCAAATGGGAATAgttattttagcttatttttgCTCAGAAGAAACCCACTCActttttctttaacattttcaaatgaagaTGGAGAAACGACAGAGAAGCAGACCAAGAAGACGTCCGTCTGTGGGTAGCTTAGTGGTCGTAACCGGTCGTAATCCTCCTGACCTGCGAAAAAACACGCCttttaaataaagtaaaaaaaaaacggacatgAACTACTTGAACTTGTTTTAACTCACCTGCTGTATCAAATAAGCCAAGTGTGTACGGTTCACCACCAATCATAACAGTTACTGCATAGTTGTCGAACACCTGGTTGAGGGGTGGGTGGGCATATTACCAACATGAATCATTTTTGAAACACGTCCAAACATGTACTCACTGTCGGCACGTATTCCGAGGGGAATTTGTTGGTGGTGTATGAAATCAGTAGACAGGTTTTCCCCACTGCTCCATCGCCAACCACCACACATTTGATGGTCTGCATCTCAAATTCTGGTGTTGGGGCTGCCTACAATGACAGGCATTTTATTTTACGTACAAACAATTCATTACTGGAAGTTGGAAGTAGCAACTCAGGCAGCTACATTAAATTGATGGGACATTTTGAATATATGAACTTAAATAATGATTCAGCTACTGATTACATTAGTAACAGGCAAAAATGTTGTTTCGTTCGTAATTTTCCATCAGTTACATTTGTTGTCCGTTAACCAATGAAGGTTGGCACCGATGATACCAACCTTTAAAAGTATAAATAGAAGAATTTTGCAAGGAAATGAAACAATAAGTATAATGTTGACCCAATTGTCAGAAATCGCAGCATTATCCGAACGTATAAActtacatatttttcttcattatgatCACAGGGAAattatacatacatctataaaGACGTCTTTAAAATATCAGTCTCATAACGCAGTTTTCTAGGAACATTAAATTCTTGACATTTTACAAACAAGCCAAAACTTTGTTTTACGCATCTCATTACAACATCAAAAATTGTACCAAAAAGTGTTTACTATTCACGATGAACCAATGTAGGAGTAATAATgactttaaaaactaaaatcagAAGTAGTTTGGGAGGAACCCCTGTAAATGAAGAAACGGGATGGGGGGTCTCGGTTGTTAGCAATGGGGGCTAACGAAGCGTTAGCTGTTTGGTTGATTCCTCTCCCACTAAAAAGGCCGAGCCGCCTTGTCTGAGTTGCTACAAAAGACCAGCAAGCGTTGGGGGAAAATGGGTTTTACGGTATTTTGCGCTAAAGAATAGTCGCTGTTTAATTATTTGGGGATGAACTTACGTGTAGCCCTCGGAATGTCCACTAGCTAGCTTTAGCTTAGCTTCAACGAGACCGGGCGTTGGCACAGAGCGTAACTTGGCCAACTACTTGTGCTTCCGGTCCATTTATGAAATTAGAAATAATTATGGCATCTATGGAGATAGTTATGAAAAGACCAACAGCTAAGATTCTAAAATGAAAAGAtaactgttttaaaaaaattataaagacGTACGCTATGTTGTGCATAAACTAGCTCATTGTAATGGAGAGCTTTAATTTGAAAGTTAGTTCTTCCGCCAACAGGCTGCTCGAATGACGTCACCTATAAAAGTGACATTCCTTTCACATTCTAATTCCTTAAGtgtcatgaaaaaaatcagtgtATAAAATGTGAACCATCGCACATACAAGCATTTAATCTTTTATTACAATTACTTAAATAATCATGAAGCTGTTTTCACTCATATATATTTGTACTCTGTTGAGAGACATTAGTGTGGCATAGTTTGCGCGTGGCCTTTAATCGCCACACGACCACATGTACCGATGCCAAACTCAACACAAGTAACAGAAAAATGATCCATCGAAGAGGTTCCCACCATCTACATgaggaataaaataaatactttagcATTCAAGGTTCATTTACCAGAAAGTTATCAATAGACAAACAATGTGACATTTAATAGACTATTTTAGCTGCATTTGCTTAATTCCATATTTAGTAATGTATTGGGAGTTTACTAACATGATTATATTTCTATTATATCtggataaagaatgtattgtcaTTAGATGTATTGGCTTGTAATATAAATCTTTTTCTCACCGTAATTTGATTGTCTCAGATGGATCTTCTAGTACTGTGAAGAAGGAGGGAAATGTTATGTTCTTTTCAACACCATGTACTCTGAATGGCAGTTTTGTTTgacttaactttaaaaaaatatatacatatcatTGATGCCATTTTATGAGGTTTGCGATACAATtggtgttagaaaaaaaatgtccggcATGGCCTTTGTTAATCAACATCAGTTGGTCATTTTTGTGTGCTTCTACAAATAATTGTATTTCTCATTAATGTTTGACCTAATCAAACTTAAAATTATCAATTGAAACTATACTATAAATCTCAATTGGGGATATGTGATGGACAAGTTAATTATTTAAAACTTACACACTGATTGTTTGATGTCAtttgtaataaatatatatatatatatatatatatatatatatatatatatatatatatatatatatatatatatatatatatatatatatatatatatatatatatatatatatatatatatatatatatatatatatatatatatatatatatatatatatatatatatatatatatatatatatatatatatatatatatatatatatatatatatatatatatatatatatatatatatatatatatatatatatatatatatatatatatatatcctccaGGTCACACTTTACGCATGAGagtgaaaaatacaatgtttgCAAGATGTCATGCATAAATCTATAATATATGAACTATAAGGTTGGATTAAACCTCTATTGGCATCAGTGACAACTAATGAATTTGCGTTCTTGGGCAGTAGTTACTGTACtcacagtaaaacaaaaaacaatttaccTTTGTCAGATACGATGAGCTTGACGCCAGAGAAAATATTCTTTCCATGTCTGGCAATCACACACCAGTACTTGTCCGCATCCGTTCTTCTGAGAGACGTCATAGTAATGATGAATTTTCCTGCCTTCTTGTCATCAGTGATGGACCATCGTTCATGATAGCGCTGCTTTGGCGTTTTCACCACAATCTTACACAGCTTGTATATCGGCCCCCTACACCAATACTTTGTGTACTCTCGGAACTTAGAGTCGTACTCACAAGGTACGGTTAAAGATTCTCCATATGCCGCTTGTATAAAACTAGGAGCCTTCAGCTGAATCGGATCTGCTGAATTCTTTGGCAGCCGGAGGATGAAGACAAGCAGTGctgcaaaaggggaaaaatgactCATTTGTTAGATTGCAGCAAGATACAAAATAATGACACACATTACCATTGTAGAAGCCAAACAACCACAAAGAGCCTCTCATGACAAAAGAGGAATCAACAATGTTGTGTGGAATCCAAAGAGGAAATATTTACTTCTTCCTCTTACGTTACCTCCATAGTCAGGTTTTGCAATCGGGTTCATCTTCCCCATCAATTTATGCTGATGAGTAAGAGTTAAAATATTAAAGAAGActtaactcatttactgccattgacacaCAATCCATTTTACTAATATTTCAGTTTAATGATTTCTTTTCATTAATACCAGGCCATGTTTTTCCAGCATTAAATTTTCCCTCCTTTGCATCCTTGGTTTTAATACTGTAGGTCACCTTTATAATAGAAAGAGCCAtagacaattcatatttttttaaatgttaatccatGAGAGCCATgcttcaaatttaaaagtcaacatacatgaaaatatgtgccttttttagtcacttcaccactttttaaagtacaaaaagtctcagaattttgttgacaacattgttaagttgttgctaatcaatgagtatcaatgaaaaAATCCATGCCaaagagtgtaatgaaaaaaaaaaaagattagaagGCGCAAGgggtagtgtcaatgccataatatCAACGTAACGCTTCTATTCCTGCGCTTTCTCaaaagcagtttccatagtttacctcacaggttagtggagagccatatgcacacatcaaaagagccatatgtgcctcccgagccataggttccctacccctgctgtaGGTTGTGTGACAGTGGAGACATTGATTTGTTTAAATTGCGTGTAAAATACGTCAGTAGTCTGTTTGAGTTTCCGTGACATTTGGTTGACTTCTGTTTTTGAATGTTCATCCACACGGTTGGCTGATTCTGTTATGGCAACATAATTCGTCATTACTTCTGCTCCTGGGCCTCAGCCAAGCTATTTCCTGCTGACAGCTGTAATATAACAAACTGTTAAAGATAAAGAAGGTTCTATGTTAAAATGGAAGCTATGTGATTAGATAAGTTGTTCTCTATttacctttttaaatgtttttcgtGCAAATTCAAGTGTATCTCCATGACATATAGTTTACCCTCTTCTCTGCACGATTAGAGTTGTCAAACATACTTAACGTCACACATCAGAAGTGTAATTAGCTTTCCCTAGGCTGTTATTCCTCCTGTTTATGTGGTTTGGCTGCTAATGTTTTATGTCACCTCTCAAAAGAGGCCGTAAACGTATTAGCTGGAAAAAATTAACAGCATATTCAatcaaagtccaaaaaaatatggctGTCCTAAACGTGCTGTATTAAAAGTTTGGAGTTGTGATGTATTTATAGCACAAAGTCAGAGACAAATATGTTATGATAACAGAATCTGTTCAACAAGCTTTAAATAATTGATATGAATGTTCTTAAGGCTAAATGAATGGCAGGTAAGTTTATGGTCATGGAAGTGAAGTTGTCCTCCTTGCAGGACAAGAaatgccaaataaaaacaacattattgtcTAACATTCCCTTGAGCTTTTCCCTCCTCACTGGAGCTTCAATACCACCATTCCACCGAGTTTGTTCTTTGAATTTAGTTTTCAACcatttagaaagaaaacaaatcagATATCATTTCCTCTTGCACTTTTACCATaagtgatgacatttttttactttttttttaatgagacgGGGGACAATTTACTGTTGATTTCATTCgacaaaaactgtcaaattcaTTCgacaaaaactgtattttttccaattccTTAGGCATGTCTTTAACTGTGATGACATATTTTCCAGATGATTTACgtcacattattgattatttactttgtaaCTTCATCATTTAGGCTCTACGGTttcggatagaattgtgaagtaaataaaatcctcAACGACACTCAATTATCTTACACAGTAATaacttgacatacaagtgttccaacatacgagaaatttgagatgcaagaaaattctgagcaaattctTGCCTTGACTTacgaaaaaaaattgagatgtgAGCACACCAGATGGTTCCCGATTTTAAGTCGGTGGTAAATTAGAACAATAAAGATGTTTTTCCGTTGTaacatcctgttttttttttttaagatggaaatatattaatttatattctgttcatttctatgggaggAATTGACTTGAGACGTAGTCACATTTGTGTCTTTTAAGTCTATCCTTACGGctaaatctctggcaagaagctgagcaggaaaagggtttctaATCGATAtgggtaattgtgtttttaagatattcctgctaCAAATTGGGCAAAAAGGGGGGCTTTTCTCCAGTGCGGGTTGTTAAGTCTTTTTTCTGGTTCtcttatgtgaaaatgttggaacattaactgcACCTGGAAAAGATATTTGAATTGTGTAGCtgtttaattgggctgttgtagtGAATCTGTAGCCACAGACTGATCAGGAAAtcattgttctccagtgtgggttaataagtgttcttttaaatttctcctttggaaaaatgttcgaccacaaactgagcgggaaaatgttttttcgccAGAGTGGGTccttgcatgactaattaagcTAACCTTGTGTGTGAACgattgaccacaaactgaacacgaaaatgtttttttcaccagtgtgggttattacgtgtctttttaagtgtcccttctctgtaaatcttttaccacaaactgagcatgcaaatggtttttcacctttgtgggttcttgtgtgcattttaaatttcccccatgtgtaaatgtttttagCACAAACTGaacaggaaaatgttttttctccagtgtgggttcttgtgtgtattggtaaatcttgcttttgagaaaagaCTTTACCGCAAATTTAACAcaataatgttttttcaccagtgtgggatCTTGTGTgcgtttttaagttttttttgtgtgtgaatgatTGACCACaatctgagcaggaaaatggtttttcaccagtgtgggttcttatgtgCGTTTTTAAGTTTTCATTCTGTGTGAATCGTTGagcacaaactgaacacgaaaatggtttttcaccagtgtgagttCTTATGTGCTTTTTCAATTGTTGCTTTCGAGAAAAGGCTTTACGGCAAACTGAACAcggaaatggtttttcacctgtgtgggttcttgtgtgtatttttatgtgCGTGTTCAAGTATTGCTTTggacaaactgaacatgaaaatggtttctcacctgtgtgggttcttgtgtgtctttttaaatcttGCTTTTGAGTAAACGCCTTAtcgcaaactgaacacgaaaatggtttttcaccagtgtgggttcttgtgtgtctttttaaatttcccttctctgtaaatgttttaccacaaattgaacacgaaaatggtttttcaccagtgtgggttcttgcatgatTAATTAAGCTAcccttgtgtgtgaatgtttgaccacaaactgaacacgaaaatgggttttcacctgtgtgtattcttgCATGACGATTTAAGTtttccttctgtgtgaatcttcgaccacaaactgaacaagaaaatggtttttcgccagtgtgggttcttgtgtgcattTCAAAttttcccttgtgtgtaaatgttttaccacaaactgtacataataagggtttctccccagtgtggcTCCTCATGTGTCTTTTCAAAGAAGACTCtttcccaaaagttttcccacactcaaagcatttgcagagtttgtcgcCACTGGGATTTTTCTGAACATCTTCAACCTCATTATCGTCAAAAAGTAATTCTTCcacatctgataaaggagcaattacattttctgcccgccatccttctgttgagctgcttcttttgattggaggtttctcttctcttttgcacctttgagggaactctggctcctcctctttaatttggggccatgctgaggcGTTTGCAGACTCCGCCTCTtcgctggccacgcccagatcatcccTATTCACGGATTCTcctggtgaccaggtgaaatgatatTCCTCCTTtgtgattggaagttgctcatctctcattttttgttgagGGAACCCTGCAAAGACACGAAgataaatgaaacattttccaatcaaagtgactgaatttcttgttcacagaaatgaaaccaaatggAACAGGCCGCCATACATTCCTTTCGTCACTGTTACGGCTGTCATCCTGGCTATACATTATGTTGTGGGTTGTATTGACTTGATACTCACAGATTCGCAAGTGTGACGAGGCATCATAGCTAGCTGATGGTGGAGCCATGAGATTGTCTGCTTGGGATTCTTCTGTAGAGGTGCTGCCACTCAAAGGCTCCGCCCCTCCGCTGGCCTCACTTGGACCTTCATCTTTACCACTCAAGGGCTCGACAGCCCACAGAGGGATTTCCATCACTTCCTCTTTAACATATGGAGGGTCTTCCTCCCTCTTTATGAGGGGATGCCGCTGCTCCTCAATGTGGAGTTTCCGAACTGAAATGAAATGCTCCATTTCTTCCTCTGTAATGCATTCAAATTGTTCAATCTCTTCATCTTTCACGGGAGCCGACTCCTGGCGCTCAGTTTGATGCACTTGACTAACATCTGAAACACAAGGATCAAATCACATTTCTCTATTTGCAGTCTTATCCCCA is from Stigmatopora nigra isolate UIUO_SnigA chromosome 1, RoL_Snig_1.1, whole genome shotgun sequence and encodes:
- the LOC144207284 gene encoding cell division control protein 42 homolog isoform X1, encoding MQTIKCVVVGDGAVGKTCLLISYTTNKFPSEYVPTVFDNYAVTVMIGGEPYTLGLFDTAGQEDYDRLRPLSYPQTDVFLVCFSVVSPSSFENVKEKWVPEITHHCPKTPFLLVGTQIDLRDDPSTVEKLAKNKQKPIAPETAEKLARDLKAVKYVECSALTQKGLKNVFDEAILAALEPPEPKKRRKCLLL
- the LOC144207284 gene encoding cell division control protein 42 homolog isoform X2, with the translated sequence MQTIKCVVVGDGAVGKTCLLISYTTNKFPSEYVPTVFDNYAVTVMIGGEPYTLGLFDTAGQEDYDRLRPLSYPQTDVFLVCFSVVSPSSFENVKEKWVPEITHHCPKTPFLLVGTQIDLRDDPSTVEKLAKNKQKPIAPETAEKLARDLKAVKYVECSALTQRGLKNVFDEAILAALEPPETQRKRKCCLF
- the LOC144207272 gene encoding CMRF35-like molecule 1 isoform X2, with the protein product MAGRKSLLVFILRLPKNSADPIQLKAPSFIQAAYGESLTVPCEYDSKFREYTKYWCRGPIYKLCKIVVKTPKQRYHERWSITDDKKAGKFIITMTSLRRTDADKYWCVIARHGKNIFSGVKLIVSDKVLEDPSETIKLRWWEPLRWIIFLLLVLSLASVHVVVWRLKATRKLCHTNVSQQSTNIYE
- the LOC144207272 gene encoding CMRF35-like molecule 1 isoform X1, whose translation is MRGSLWLFGFYNALLVFILRLPKNSADPIQLKAPSFIQAAYGESLTVPCEYDSKFREYTKYWCRGPIYKLCKIVVKTPKQRYHERWSITDDKKAGKFIITMTSLRRTDADKYWCVIARHGKNIFSGVKLIVSDKVLEDPSETIKLRWWEPLRWIIFLLLVLSLASVHVVVWRLKATRKLCHTNVSQQSTNIYE
- the LOC144207243 gene encoding uncharacterized protein LOC144207243, with the protein product MEPSHRLGQIMYAKVVLHRVEDVSQVHQTERQESAPVKDEEIEQFECITEEEMEHFISVRKLHIEEQRHPLIKREEDPPYVKEEVMEIPLWAVEPLSGKDEGPSEASGGAEPLSGSTSTEESQADNLMAPPSASYDASSHLRIWFPQQKMRDEQLPITKEEYHFTWSPGESVNRDDLGVASEEAESANASAWPQIKEEEPEFPQRCKREEKPPIKRSSSTEGWRAENVIAPLSDVEELLFDDNEVEDVQKNPSGDKLCKCFECGKTFGKESSLKRHMRSHTGEKPLLCTVCGKTFTHKGKFEMHTRTHTGEKPFSCSVCGRRFTQKENLNRHARIHTGENPFSCSVCGQTFTHKGSLINHARTHTGEKPFSCSICGKTFTEKGNLKRHTRTHTGEKPFSCSVCDKAFTQKQDLKRHTRTHTGEKPFSCSVCPKQYLNTHIKIHTRTHTGEKPFPCSVCRKAFSRKQQLKKHIRTHTGEKPFSCSVCAQRFTQNENLKTHIRTHTGEKPFSCSDCGQSFTHKKNLKTHTRSHTGEKTLLC